From a region of the Sandaracinaceae bacterium genome:
- a CDS encoding type II secretion system protein GspG: MSRRRQQQSSVRLPWEDRRGIRRFLERSRLSVVLAVVVLGVFGLLVTRAAANRQKRTETRAAIGQIHRAVARFRADMGRCPRNITEMLHPPRGRMTYLHGEPRDAWGNAILLTCPAPDDPDTQEVISAGPSGDFLVDDNIQ, translated from the coding sequence ATGTCGCGTAGGCGCCAGCAGCAGAGCTCCGTGCGGCTCCCGTGGGAGGACCGGCGCGGCATCCGTCGCTTCCTCGAGCGCTCGCGCCTGAGCGTGGTGCTGGCCGTGGTGGTGCTGGGCGTGTTCGGGCTGCTGGTCACGCGCGCAGCGGCCAACCGTCAGAAGCGCACCGAGACGCGCGCGGCCATCGGCCAGATCCACCGCGCGGTGGCGCGCTTTCGCGCCGACATGGGGCGCTGCCCGCGCAACATCACCGAGATGCTGCACCCGCCCCGCGGGCGCATGACCTACCTGCACGGCGAGCCCCGCGACGCGTGGGGCAACGCCATCCTGTTGACCTGTCCGGCGCCGGACGACCCCGACACCCAAGAGGTGATCTCCGCGGGTCCGAGCGGCGACTTCCTGGTCGACGACAACATCCAGTGA
- the gspF gene encoding type II secretion system inner membrane protein GspF codes for MAVYAYRGIDAKGKNVKGVRDADNPKTVRTLLRKEGILATEVLEKSDAAKRSAREVDFKRFFNRLGTMEVAIATRQLAILLRSGIPLVEGLTALIDQVEHPDLQAAFTEARNRVNEGESFADALKAHPKVFQNLFVNMVAAGEASGTLEVVLARLADFLENQAKLKGKVGSAMAYPAFMTIMSLGIMGVMMTVVVPKVTSIFEDFEQALPWYTELMIFISNTLINYWWALLGITVGSVVWFRRWIATEAGLAKWDHLILRVPLFGKLLVMVAVTRFARTLATLLSSGVPVLRAMEITRNVLGNTELMAVIDVARESVREGEGLAKPLKASGAFPPIVTHMIAIGERSGQLEEMLENVAAAYDQQIEVRVQAMTAMLEPLIIVFMGMGSGGIAFSILMPLMQISEFVQ; via the coding sequence GTGGCCGTCTACGCGTACAGAGGCATCGACGCCAAGGGCAAGAACGTCAAGGGAGTGCGCGACGCGGACAACCCGAAGACGGTGCGCACCCTCTTGCGCAAAGAGGGCATCCTGGCGACCGAGGTCCTCGAGAAGAGCGACGCGGCCAAGCGGTCCGCGCGCGAAGTGGACTTCAAGCGCTTCTTCAACCGCCTGGGCACCATGGAGGTGGCCATCGCCACGCGGCAGCTGGCCATCCTGCTGCGCAGCGGCATCCCGCTGGTGGAGGGCCTGACGGCGCTCATCGACCAGGTGGAGCACCCGGACCTGCAGGCCGCGTTCACCGAGGCGCGCAACCGGGTGAACGAGGGCGAGTCCTTCGCCGACGCGCTCAAGGCGCACCCGAAGGTGTTCCAGAACCTGTTCGTGAACATGGTGGCCGCGGGCGAGGCCTCGGGCACGCTCGAGGTGGTGTTGGCGCGCCTGGCCGACTTCCTCGAGAACCAGGCCAAGCTCAAGGGCAAGGTGGGCAGTGCCATGGCCTACCCCGCGTTCATGACCATCATGAGCCTCGGGATCATGGGCGTGATGATGACCGTGGTCGTGCCCAAGGTGACCAGCATCTTCGAGGACTTCGAGCAGGCGCTGCCTTGGTACACGGAGCTGATGATCTTCATCAGCAACACGCTCATCAACTACTGGTGGGCGCTGCTCGGCATCACCGTCGGGAGCGTGGTCTGGTTCCGGCGCTGGATCGCCACCGAGGCGGGGCTGGCCAAGTGGGACCACCTGATCCTGCGGGTGCCCCTCTTCGGCAAGCTGCTGGTCATGGTGGCGGTCACGCGCTTCGCGCGCACGCTGGCCACGCTGCTGTCGAGCGGCGTGCCCGTGCTGCGGGCCATGGAGATCACCCGCAACGTGCTGGGCAACACGGAGCTCATGGCCGTCATCGACGTGGCCCGCGAGAGCGTGCGCGAGGGCGAGGGCCTGGCCAAGCCCCTCAAGGCCAGCGGCGCGTTCCCGCCCATCGTCACGCACATGATCGCCATCGGAGAGCGCTCGGGGCAGCTCGAGGAGATGCTCGAGAACGTGGCGGCCGCCTACGACCAGCAGATCGAGGTGCGCGTGCAGGCGATGACCGCCATGCTGGAGCCGCTCATCATCGTGTTCATGGGCATGGGATCGGGTGGAATCGCGTTCTCCATCTTGATGCCGCTCATGCAGATCTCGGAGTTCGTCCAGTGA
- a CDS encoding saccharopine dehydrogenase NADP-binding domain-containing protein, with product MANWMLYGANGYTGQLMVEEAARRGEKPILAGRRAEVIRPLAERHGLEHRVFDLSDVGAIAAQLADVDAISLAAGPFSATSAKVVEACLASGTHYTDITGEVDVFEACAARDAEAKQRSVTIMPGVGFDVVPTDCVAASLHRALPDATTLVLAFRSLGASSRGTTKTMIEALPHGGKVRRDGRLVSVPTAHETRDIPFRDKTRLAVSIPWGDVSTAFQSTGIPNITVFVAVPEGQVRAMKAMRHVGPALGLPLVQRALKGLVEATLTGPDAATRERGSTQVWGRASTADGRSVEATLTTPEGYTLTARTAVDATVRCARGEVKAGSMTPSLAFGADYITRFDGCDLQVGAVK from the coding sequence ATGGCGAACTGGATGCTCTACGGAGCCAACGGATACACCGGGCAGCTGATGGTCGAAGAGGCCGCACGTCGCGGTGAGAAGCCCATCCTGGCGGGCCGCCGCGCCGAGGTCATTCGCCCCTTGGCGGAGCGTCATGGGCTCGAGCACCGCGTCTTCGACCTTTCCGACGTGGGGGCCATCGCCGCGCAGCTCGCGGACGTGGACGCCATCTCGCTGGCCGCGGGCCCCTTCTCCGCCACCAGCGCGAAGGTGGTCGAGGCCTGCCTCGCGAGCGGCACGCACTACACGGACATCACGGGCGAGGTGGACGTCTTCGAGGCCTGCGCCGCGCGCGACGCCGAGGCCAAGCAGCGCTCGGTCACCATCATGCCGGGCGTGGGCTTCGACGTGGTGCCCACCGACTGCGTGGCCGCCTCGCTGCACCGCGCGCTGCCCGACGCGACCACGCTGGTGCTCGCGTTCCGCAGCCTGGGCGCGTCGAGCCGCGGCACCACCAAGACCATGATCGAGGCGCTGCCGCATGGTGGAAAGGTGCGCCGCGACGGCCGCCTGGTGAGCGTGCCCACGGCGCACGAGACGCGTGACATCCCGTTCCGCGACAAGACGCGCTTGGCCGTCTCCATCCCGTGGGGCGACGTGTCCACGGCGTTCCAGTCCACCGGCATCCCCAACATCACCGTGTTCGTGGCGGTGCCCGAGGGCCAGGTGCGTGCCATGAAGGCCATGCGCCACGTGGGGCCCGCGCTCGGCCTGCCGCTGGTGCAGCGCGCGCTCAAGGGCCTGGTGGAGGCCACGCTCACGGGCCCGGACGCCGCCACCCGCGAGCGCGGCAGCACACAGGTCTGGGGCCGCGCCAGCACGGCGGACGGCCGCTCGGTGGAGGCCACGCTGACCACGCCCGAGGGCTACACGCTGACCGCGCGCACCGCCGTGGATGCCACCGTGCGCTGCGCACGCGGCGAGGTGAAGGCCGGCTCCATGACGCCGTCGCTCGCGTTCGGCGCAGACTACATCACGCGCTTCGACGGCTGCGACCTGCAGGTGGGGGCCGTGAAGTGA
- a CDS encoding sigma-54-dependent Fis family transcriptional regulator encodes MSLTDLTLLVVDDDTANLESLRRIFEREGARVLTATSGRAALDVCRQQRVAVVVTDLMMPGMSGLELLKALDTVAADAEVVLMTAYGTIETAVEAMRGGAYDFVEKPLKRMQIVKTVEKAAERHSLVAENRDLKRELTALKTRTIVGSSPALRHALDIASQAAPSTANVLVLGESGTGKELLARYIHEQSKRSGAFVGVNLAALPETILESELFGHERGAFTGAHAKRDGRIAQAAGGTLFLDEIGELPAAVQVKLLRVLQEGEYEPLGGKTQKASFRLVAATHRDLRAAVASGDFREDLYYRLNVIALTSPPLRARRDDIPILADHFLDVYAKKNGKPVLRPAREAMAQLSEYEWPGNVRELENVIERAVVLNRTGTLGLDDLPEHVAKAQRRGDQVEFVVGTTMAELEQRAIDATLVHTEGDKQLAAQLLGISARTIYRKLAERDAELGGGEGQPAAGDILS; translated from the coding sequence ATGAGCCTGACCGACCTGACCCTCCTCGTCGTCGATGACGACACCGCCAACCTCGAGAGCCTGCGGCGCATCTTCGAGCGCGAGGGGGCGCGCGTGCTCACGGCCACCAGCGGGCGCGCGGCGCTGGACGTGTGCCGGCAGCAGCGCGTGGCCGTGGTGGTGACCGACCTGATGATGCCGGGCATGAGCGGGCTGGAGCTCCTGAAGGCGCTCGACACCGTGGCGGCTGACGCCGAGGTGGTGCTGATGACCGCCTACGGCACCATCGAGACCGCTGTGGAGGCCATGCGTGGCGGCGCCTACGACTTCGTGGAGAAGCCGCTCAAGCGCATGCAGATCGTGAAGACCGTGGAGAAGGCCGCCGAGCGTCACTCGCTGGTGGCCGAGAACCGCGACCTGAAGCGCGAGCTGACGGCGCTGAAGACGCGCACCATCGTGGGCTCCTCGCCCGCGCTGCGGCACGCCTTGGACATCGCGTCGCAGGCCGCCCCCTCCACCGCCAACGTGCTGGTGTTGGGCGAGAGCGGCACGGGCAAGGAGCTGCTGGCGCGCTACATCCACGAGCAGAGCAAGCGCTCGGGCGCGTTCGTGGGCGTGAACCTGGCGGCGCTGCCCGAAACCATCCTCGAGAGCGAGCTGTTCGGCCACGAGCGCGGCGCGTTCACGGGCGCGCACGCCAAGCGCGACGGGCGCATCGCGCAGGCCGCGGGCGGCACGCTGTTCCTGGACGAGATTGGCGAGCTGCCCGCCGCGGTGCAGGTGAAGCTGTTGCGGGTGCTCCAGGAGGGCGAGTACGAGCCGCTGGGCGGCAAGACGCAGAAGGCCAGCTTCCGGCTGGTGGCTGCCACTCACCGCGATCTGCGGGCCGCCGTGGCCAGCGGGGACTTCCGCGAGGACCTCTACTACCGCCTGAACGTGATCGCGCTGACCAGCCCGCCGCTGCGCGCGCGGCGCGACGACATTCCCATCCTGGCGGACCACTTCCTCGATGTGTACGCCAAGAAGAACGGCAAGCCGGTGCTGCGGCCCGCGCGCGAGGCCATGGCGCAGCTCTCGGAGTACGAGTGGCCCGGCAACGTGCGTGAGCTGGAGAACGTCATCGAGCGCGCCGTGGTGCTGAACCGCACGGGCACGCTAGGGCTCGACGACCTGCCCGAGCACGTGGCCAAGGCGCAGCGCCGCGGCGACCAGGTGGAGTTCGTGGTGGGCACCACCATGGCCGAGCTGGAGCAGCGGGCCATCGACGCCACGCTGGTGCACACCGAGGGGGACAAGCAGCTGGCCGCACAGCTGCTGGGAATCAGCGCCCGGACGATCTACCGCAAGCTGGCCGAGCGCGACGCCGAGCTGGGCGGGGGCGAGGGCCAGCCCGCGGCCGGTGACATTTTGTCGTAG
- the gspD gene encoding type II secretion system secretin GspD yields MKLTTALPLLSFSAFVMLAGLSYVDAQEAPPTAPDGTSARVRRARPAARPPNPAAGGTTGAEGVTEFESGVDFRPMSPRARVTFNLEEADLPDLVRLISNMTGKRFILPGKVRAIKATVYAPTKVTAAEAYNAFLSILEVNGLTVVPAGQYLKIMETGGIETQPLGMSDGGPIPAQDRFMTRLQRLENVSAEDVANLLGRFKSADGSVIAYAPTNTVIITDTGTQIRRMMRLIEAIDVERTGEQIWIEPVHYATAADLAARLLEIFPPATAAGAGAPTAPAARGRRQQAAAQPAADGAAAAPSPGGAIATVGEGTGRGDSSSITNIIADERTNSLIIIATERAYLRVLEMIRQLDIPLEGEGRIHVHYVQNGDAAEIAGALQELIGGVSAAPAAGAAPGGRAGAAAAAGATPDLFEGAIRVTSYEPTNALVITSSLHDYAALRSVIERLDAPRRQVFIEAVIMELSVSRSNRLGFSFHGGVPDFPSAGDVTILGFDAENSIALGPEILTGLAVGVRGENIDAPGIGLSIPGFGVVVNALASSGDANVLSTPHIIAMDNVEAEISVGQNIPLQTSGLPSNLASLAGGLGGLGGATGAAGGLAGLAGGLGGLGGGFGSAPRQDVGTTIRITPHINQSNQIRMEIEEEISERGATEGDLQVVSINKRTAKTEVMVRDQQTVVIGGLMRDSVVTSERKVPILGDIPLIGALFRDTTSSTQKTNLLLFLTPYIIRDPADLRAIYERKMRERQEFLDRYFVFSGDDYEPPIDYSRTRGLLAEMMQNMRDLEVERELAEAAEAEPPPEHVPRPPVGIFVREAATGQDIMYIEPDVADAPAEPAPPPTPDAAPTDVVPARGNGEE; encoded by the coding sequence ATGAAGCTCACTACTGCGCTCCCCCTCCTCTCTTTCTCCGCGTTCGTCATGCTCGCGGGGCTGAGCTACGTCGATGCTCAGGAAGCTCCGCCCACCGCACCGGACGGCACCAGCGCGCGCGTTCGACGTGCGCGTCCGGCGGCGCGGCCGCCCAACCCGGCGGCGGGTGGCACCACGGGCGCCGAAGGCGTGACCGAGTTCGAGAGCGGCGTGGACTTCCGTCCCATGTCACCGCGGGCACGGGTGACGTTCAACCTGGAAGAGGCCGATCTGCCCGACCTGGTGCGCCTGATCTCCAACATGACCGGCAAGCGCTTCATCCTCCCGGGCAAGGTGCGGGCCATCAAGGCCACGGTGTACGCGCCCACCAAGGTGACCGCGGCGGAGGCCTACAACGCGTTCTTGAGCATCCTCGAGGTCAACGGTCTGACGGTGGTCCCGGCGGGCCAGTACCTCAAGATCATGGAGACCGGGGGCATCGAGACGCAGCCCCTGGGCATGTCGGACGGCGGACCCATCCCGGCGCAGGACCGCTTCATGACGCGCCTCCAGCGCCTCGAGAACGTGTCGGCGGAGGACGTGGCCAACCTGCTGGGGCGCTTCAAGTCGGCCGACGGAAGCGTCATCGCCTATGCGCCCACCAACACGGTGATCATCACGGACACGGGCACTCAGATCCGCCGAATGATGCGGCTGATCGAGGCCATCGACGTGGAGCGCACGGGTGAGCAGATCTGGATCGAGCCCGTTCACTATGCGACCGCGGCCGACCTCGCCGCGCGCCTGCTCGAGATTTTCCCGCCAGCCACGGCGGCCGGTGCAGGAGCTCCCACGGCGCCCGCCGCGCGGGGAAGACGTCAGCAGGCCGCGGCACAGCCGGCCGCTGACGGAGCCGCAGCTGCCCCGAGCCCGGGAGGGGCGATCGCCACCGTGGGCGAGGGCACGGGTCGCGGCGACAGCAGCAGCATCACCAACATCATCGCCGACGAGCGCACCAACTCGCTCATCATCATCGCCACGGAGCGCGCCTACCTGCGGGTGCTCGAGATGATCCGGCAGCTGGACATCCCCCTCGAAGGCGAGGGCCGCATCCACGTGCACTACGTGCAGAACGGCGACGCCGCCGAGATCGCGGGCGCGCTGCAGGAGCTCATCGGTGGGGTGTCGGCCGCACCGGCAGCGGGCGCTGCCCCGGGTGGTCGCGCGGGTGCGGCTGCTGCCGCCGGTGCCACACCGGACCTCTTCGAGGGTGCCATTCGAGTCACCTCCTACGAACCCACCAACGCGCTGGTCATCACCTCGTCGCTGCACGACTACGCCGCGCTGCGGAGCGTCATCGAGCGCCTGGACGCGCCGCGCCGCCAGGTGTTCATCGAGGCCGTGATCATGGAGCTGTCGGTCAGCCGCTCCAATCGCCTGGGCTTCTCGTTCCACGGTGGCGTGCCCGACTTCCCATCCGCCGGCGACGTGACCATCCTCGGCTTCGACGCGGAGAACTCCATCGCGCTCGGGCCCGAGATCCTGACGGGGCTCGCGGTGGGCGTACGCGGCGAGAACATCGACGCGCCCGGCATCGGCTTGAGCATTCCGGGCTTTGGAGTGGTGGTCAACGCGCTCGCCTCTTCGGGTGATGCCAACGTGCTCTCCACGCCGCACATCATCGCGATGGACAACGTGGAAGCCGAGATCAGTGTGGGGCAGAACATCCCCCTGCAGACCTCGGGCCTGCCCTCCAACTTGGCCAGCCTCGCGGGTGGCCTGGGCGGCCTCGGTGGCGCTACGGGTGCCGCTGGCGGCCTCGCGGGTCTCGCGGGTGGCCTCGGTGGGCTCGGCGGCGGCTTCGGCTCCGCGCCCCGTCAGGACGTCGGCACCACCATCCGCATCACGCCGCACATCAACCAGAGCAACCAGATCCGCATGGAGATCGAGGAAGAGATCTCCGAGCGCGGCGCCACCGAGGGCGACCTCCAGGTGGTGAGCATCAACAAGCGCACGGCCAAGACCGAAGTCATGGTGCGAGACCAGCAGACCGTGGTCATCGGTGGTCTGATGCGCGACTCGGTGGTCACCAGCGAGCGGAAGGTGCCCATCCTGGGGGACATCCCGCTCATCGGCGCGCTCTTCCGGGACACCACCAGCTCCACCCAGAAGACGAACCTGCTGCTCTTCCTGACGCCGTACATCATCCGCGACCCGGCGGACCTCCGCGCCATCTACGAGCGCAAGATGCGCGAGCGCCAGGAGTTCCTGGACCGCTACTTCGTGTTCAGCGGGGACGACTACGAGCCGCCCATCGACTACTCGCGCACGCGTGGCCTGCTGGCCGAGATGATGCAGAACATGCGAGATCTGGAGGTCGAGCGCGAGCTGGCCGAAGCCGCCGAGGCCGAGCCGCCTCCGGAGCACGTGCCGCGGCCACCCGTGGGGATCTTCGTGCGCGAGGCCGCCACTGGGCAGGACATCATGTACATCGAGCCCGACGTGGCCGACGCGCCGGCCGAGCCTGCCCCCCCGCCGACGCCCGACGCCGCGCCCACCGACGTGGTGCCGGCCCGCGGCAACGGAGAGGAGTGA
- a CDS encoding prepilin-type N-terminal cleavage/methylation domain-containing protein: MTIRTTPAPRLSLATPRFARFTRSERARRSRGMTLVEIMIVVVIMALMATAVGVAVLPRLKAARVTQTRTDSQTVASAAMQYLIDNPGEGCPTVEQLAGGYLSASTRLKDAWDNDFTVECSGDDVIVRSAGPDGSMGTEDDI, from the coding sequence ATGACCATTCGCACCACCCCTGCTCCCCGCCTCTCTCTCGCCACACCACGCTTCGCCCGCTTCACGCGCAGCGAACGCGCCCGCCGCTCGCGCGGCATGACGCTGGTCGAGATCATGATCGTGGTGGTCATCATGGCGCTCATGGCCACCGCCGTGGGTGTGGCCGTGCTGCCGCGCCTCAAGGCGGCCCGCGTCACCCAGACGCGCACGGACTCGCAGACCGTGGCGAGCGCCGCCATGCAGTACCTGATCGACAACCCCGGCGAGGGCTGCCCCACCGTGGAGCAGTTGGCCGGCGGCTATCTCAGCGCCAGCACGCGCCTGAAGGACGCGTGGGACAACGACTTCACCGTGGAGTGCAGCGGCGACGACGTGATCGTGCGCTCCGCTGGCCCCGACGGAAGCATGGGCACCGAGGACGACATCTGA
- the arsC gene encoding arsenate reductase (glutaredoxin) (This arsenate reductase requires both glutathione and glutaredoxin to convert arsenate to arsenite, after which the efflux transporter formed by ArsA and ArsB can extrude the arsenite from the cell, providing resistance.) produces the protein MTRATIWHNPRCSKSREALALLESRGVSVTTRLYLYDPPDAETLGAVLKKLGMGARELLRRKEDAYKALGLGNEALTDDALIDAMVANPKLIERPIVLVGKRAALGRPPEDVLRLL, from the coding sequence GTGACCCGCGCCACCATCTGGCACAACCCGCGGTGCAGCAAGAGCCGCGAGGCCCTGGCCCTGCTCGAGAGCCGTGGCGTGAGCGTGACCACGCGCTTGTATCTGTACGACCCGCCCGATGCCGAGACGCTGGGTGCGGTGCTGAAGAAGCTGGGCATGGGCGCGCGCGAGCTGCTGCGCCGCAAGGAGGACGCGTACAAGGCGCTGGGCCTCGGCAACGAGGCGCTCACCGACGACGCGCTCATCGACGCGATGGTGGCGAACCCGAAGCTCATCGAGCGGCCCATCGTACTGGTGGGCAAGCGCGCGGCGTTGGGCCGGCCGCCGGAAGACGTGCTGCGCCTGCTCTGA
- the tadA gene encoding Flp pilus assembly complex ATPase component TadA, whose translation MNLDSQRFLGEILVRRGALSEALLAEALIKAEERDVPLKELLLAAQTVEEEVLVKALADEMGMAFQREIAVGNVPEDLTALVPIGFARQHRVVPMSERGGRVQVAVADPMDPSALDDLRALLGRRVEPVAVPAMAIDDAINRIYDRRDEAALSEAKQNSDSEELLDIIDMTDEAPVIRWVNNLFFTSVRERASDIHIEPTDDKVVVRYRIDGKLVPWKEAHRGFLPSIVARVKIEAGLNIAEKRLPQDGRITKKIAGKVVDVRVSTIPTAKGERVTMRLLDKENVMLDLTDLGFAKRQLDALKTLVHRPNGIVLVTGPTGSGKTTTLYACLNMINQPDVNILTAEDPVEYELPGIGQLHVQPKIGLTFASALRSFLRQDPDVIMVGEIRDQETAEIAVHASLTGHLVLSTLHTNDAPGAVTRLVEMGVERYNITTSVMAVLAQRLVRRLCPHCRVPYKPNTDNFLELGLEMERIEETLRDLRIAAASTVLGKDNAGVAKTSAEGELVFYEPSETGCDKCSHKGYRGRIGIYELMMLDDDVRKVILDPAADSKAIQRAARRNGMRVLREDGARQVIAGITSIEEVLAATQAGEM comes from the coding sequence GTGAACCTCGACTCACAGCGTTTTCTGGGTGAGATCCTCGTGCGCCGAGGCGCGCTCAGCGAGGCCCTCCTCGCGGAGGCGCTGATCAAGGCCGAGGAGCGCGACGTGCCGCTCAAGGAGCTGCTGCTCGCGGCGCAGACCGTGGAAGAAGAGGTGCTGGTGAAGGCGCTGGCCGACGAGATGGGCATGGCGTTCCAGCGCGAGATCGCGGTGGGCAACGTGCCTGAAGATCTCACGGCGCTGGTGCCCATCGGGTTTGCCCGTCAGCACCGGGTGGTGCCCATGAGCGAGCGCGGCGGCCGCGTGCAAGTGGCCGTGGCGGACCCCATGGATCCCTCCGCGCTCGACGACCTGCGGGCACTGCTGGGCCGGCGGGTGGAGCCCGTCGCCGTGCCGGCCATGGCCATCGACGACGCCATCAACCGCATCTACGACCGCCGCGACGAGGCTGCGCTGTCCGAGGCGAAGCAGAACAGCGACTCCGAGGAGCTGCTGGACATCATCGACATGACCGACGAGGCGCCGGTCATCCGCTGGGTGAACAACCTCTTCTTCACGTCCGTGCGCGAGCGCGCGTCCGACATTCACATCGAACCCACCGACGACAAGGTGGTGGTGCGCTACCGCATCGACGGCAAGCTGGTGCCCTGGAAAGAGGCCCACCGCGGCTTCCTCCCGTCCATCGTGGCGCGCGTGAAGATCGAAGCCGGCCTGAACATCGCCGAGAAGCGCCTGCCTCAGGACGGGCGCATCACGAAGAAGATCGCCGGCAAGGTGGTGGACGTGCGCGTCTCCACCATCCCCACCGCCAAGGGCGAGCGGGTCACCATGCGTCTCCTCGACAAGGAGAACGTCATGCTGGACCTCACGGACCTCGGGTTCGCGAAGCGCCAGCTGGATGCCCTGAAGACGCTGGTGCACCGGCCGAACGGCATCGTGCTGGTCACGGGCCCCACGGGCTCGGGTAAGACCACCACGCTCTACGCGTGCCTCAACATGATCAACCAGCCGGACGTGAACATCCTCACGGCCGAGGACCCGGTCGAGTACGAGCTCCCCGGCATCGGGCAGCTGCACGTGCAGCCCAAGATCGGGCTCACGTTCGCGTCGGCCTTGCGCAGCTTCCTGCGCCAGGACCCCGACGTCATCATGGTGGGTGAGATCCGCGACCAAGAGACCGCCGAGATCGCGGTGCACGCGTCGCTCACGGGTCACCTCGTGCTCTCCACGCTGCACACCAACGACGCCCCGGGCGCCGTCACGCGCCTCGTGGAGATGGGAGTGGAGCGCTACAACATCACCACGTCGGTCATGGCCGTGCTCGCGCAGCGCCTGGTGCGCCGCCTCTGCCCGCACTGCCGCGTGCCGTACAAGCCCAACACCGACAACTTCCTCGAGCTGGGCCTCGAGATGGAGCGCATCGAAGAGACGCTCCGCGACCTGCGCATCGCGGCGGCCAGCACTGTGCTGGGCAAGGACAACGCGGGCGTGGCCAAGACCAGCGCCGAGGGTGAGCTGGTGTTCTATGAGCCGTCGGAGACGGGCTGCGACAAGTGCAGCCACAAGGGCTACCGCGGTCGTATCGGCATCTACGAGCTGATGATGCTGGACGACGACGTCCGCAAGGTCATCCTGGACCCCGCGGCGGACTCGAAGGCCATCCAGCGTGCGGCGCGGCGCAACGGCATGCGCGTGCTGCGTGAAGACGGCGCGCGCCAGGTCATCGCCGGCATCACCAGCATCGAAGAGGTCCTCGCGGCCACCCAGGCCGGGGAGATGTAG
- a CDS encoding PA0069 family radical SAM protein produces the protein MRPVSNPPNPFAHHTLEWDGPEPLAELQLFEEHAKSILSKNDSPDIGFEYSLNPYRGCFHACAYCYARPTHQYLDFGAGTDFDRKIVVKVNAAERLREVFRKASWAGRPIVFSGNTDCYQPIEAHYELTKRCLEVCAEFKNPVYIITKSKLVRRDAHLLGRLAREADARVAVSIPFASDDDARLMEPFASPPSKRFETLRVLHDSGVPTTVSLAPMIPGLNDSQIPEVLERAREAGADKAFITLVRLAREVRPVFEQRLREAFPLRADKVLRRLAEMREGQRPGQFHTRMRGEGEHYQLVEQLFRKTALRLGYNLHDDARPLGPSPFARPIEPRRQLDLFNG, from the coding sequence ATGCGGCCCGTCAGCAACCCTCCCAACCCGTTCGCCCACCACACGCTGGAATGGGACGGGCCCGAACCACTGGCGGAGCTTCAACTCTTCGAGGAGCACGCGAAGAGCATCCTGTCGAAGAACGACAGCCCCGACATCGGTTTCGAGTACAGCCTCAACCCCTACCGGGGCTGCTTCCATGCGTGTGCCTACTGCTACGCGCGGCCCACGCACCAGTACCTGGACTTCGGCGCGGGCACGGACTTCGACCGCAAGATCGTGGTGAAGGTGAACGCGGCGGAGCGCCTGCGCGAGGTGTTCAGGAAGGCGTCATGGGCGGGGCGTCCGATTGTGTTCAGCGGCAACACGGACTGCTACCAGCCCATCGAGGCTCACTACGAGCTCACCAAGCGGTGCCTCGAGGTGTGCGCCGAGTTCAAGAACCCGGTCTACATCATCACCAAGAGCAAGCTCGTACGCCGCGACGCGCACCTGCTGGGCCGGCTGGCGCGCGAGGCCGACGCGCGCGTGGCCGTGAGCATCCCCTTCGCCAGCGACGACGACGCGCGGCTGATGGAGCCGTTCGCGTCGCCGCCCAGCAAGCGCTTCGAGACGCTGCGCGTGCTGCACGACTCTGGCGTGCCCACCACCGTGTCGCTGGCGCCCATGATCCCGGGCTTGAACGACTCGCAGATCCCCGAGGTGCTGGAGCGCGCGCGCGAGGCCGGCGCAGACAAGGCGTTCATCACGCTGGTGCGGCTGGCACGCGAGGTGCGGCCGGTGTTCGAGCAGCGCCTGCGCGAGGCGTTTCCGCTGCGCGCCGACAAGGTGCTGCGGCGCCTCGCCGAGATGCGCGAGGGGCAGCGGCCGGGGCAGTTCCACACGCGCATGCGCGGGGAGGGTGAGCACTACCAGCTGGTGGAGCAGCTGTTCCGCAAGACGGCGCTGCGGCTGGGGTACAACCTGCACGACGACGCACGGCCGCTCGGGCCCAGCCCGTTCGCGCGGCCCATCGAGCCGCGTCGGCAGCTCGACCTGTTCAACGGCTGA